One Deltaproteobacteria bacterium DNA window includes the following coding sequences:
- a CDS encoding YvcK family protein, with protein MAYHETKEGPVTQVRLRHSIELPAYRKVEYHRQHPAEGPSMVLLSGGSGARALSETLIQYTHRSVHVLPTFDDGGSSRELRQKLGMPPPGDLRNRLMALSDMSMRGNPAVSRLFRTRLPAEGTAEALRQELDSFLDERHPQMKRIEPRYRRIILKHLERFVGQMPGDFDLRGGNLGNFVIAGAFLAVGDLESVIFEFSALAAVRGEVYPVCCGGDYHLLGELDDGSTWVGQARLTGQPHAPIRRLAIVEQGEEGWVEVHPALNPHVERALRSTSLVAYTMGSFYTSLVSNLIVGDLGRVIRETRRPKVFVANLLRDEETPGMTVSGMLTELHRYLCASDPSPGGMADYVHYVLVGTHGPSDAGGYVPVDLEAIAEMGVEPIVLPVEAQPMGQGMHEPGVVASVLLSLC; from the coding sequence ATGGCCTACCACGAGACCAAGGAAGGGCCGGTCACGCAGGTGAGGCTGCGGCACTCGATCGAGCTCCCGGCGTATCGCAAGGTGGAGTACCACCGGCAGCACCCGGCCGAGGGCCCGTCGATGGTGCTCCTGTCGGGGGGCAGCGGGGCGCGCGCTCTTTCGGAGACGCTGATCCAGTACACGCATCGATCGGTGCACGTCCTGCCGACCTTCGACGACGGCGGGTCGAGTCGCGAGCTGCGGCAGAAACTGGGCATGCCTCCGCCCGGCGACCTCCGCAACCGGCTCATGGCGCTCTCGGACATGAGCATGCGCGGTAATCCCGCCGTGAGTCGGCTCTTCCGGACCCGCCTGCCCGCGGAAGGGACGGCCGAGGCGCTGCGGCAGGAGCTCGACTCCTTTCTCGACGAGCGGCACCCGCAGATGAAGCGCATCGAGCCGCGCTACCGTCGCATCATCCTCAAGCACCTCGAGCGTTTCGTCGGGCAGATGCCCGGGGACTTCGACCTGCGCGGGGGGAACCTGGGCAACTTCGTCATCGCCGGCGCGTTTCTCGCGGTCGGAGATCTGGAGTCGGTGATCTTCGAGTTCTCGGCGCTCGCCGCGGTCCGCGGGGAGGTCTACCCGGTCTGCTGCGGCGGCGACTACCACCTCCTCGGCGAGCTCGACGACGGTTCGACCTGGGTCGGGCAGGCCCGCCTCACCGGGCAGCCGCATGCGCCCATCCGGCGCCTGGCCATCGTGGAGCAGGGCGAGGAGGGGTGGGTCGAGGTTCATCCTGCGTTGAACCCGCATGTCGAACGCGCGCTCCGCTCCACGTCGCTCGTGGCCTATACGATGGGGAGCTTCTACACCAGCCTGGTCTCGAACCTGATCGTGGGCGACCTGGGGCGCGTGATCCGCGAGACGCGGCGTCCCAAGGTCTTCGTGGCGAACCTGCTGCGCGACGAGGAGACGCCTGGGATGACGGTCAGCGGCATGCTCACCGAGCTCCACCGCTACCTTTGCGCCTCCGACCCGAGCCCGGGGGGCATGGCCGATTACGTGCACTACGTGCTCGTAGGGACCCACGGCCCGAGCGACGCCGGCGGCTACGTGCCCGTCGACCTGGAGGCGATTGCGGAGATGGGGGTCGAGCCCATCGTCTTGCCCGTGGAGGCGCAGCCGATGGGGCAGGGGATGCACGAGCCGGGAGTCGTCGCGTCGGTGCTCCTCTCGCTCTGCTGA